A window of the Brassica napus cultivar Da-Ae chromosome C5, Da-Ae, whole genome shotgun sequence genome harbors these coding sequences:
- the LOC106424987 gene encoding probable carboxylesterase 5, translating into MTKQVSHRPLFSLHYFFKFHSRSKDPKMESDLVSEHPPFIRIYKDGRIERLTGTEIIPTSLDKTNDVVSKDVLYSPEHNLSVRLFLPHKATAGTNNKKLPILIYIHGGAWIIESPFSPIYHNYVADVVKSANCLAVSIQYRRAPEHPVPASYEDSWSAIEWIFSHSDGSGPEDWINKHADFGRVFIGGDSAGANMTHHMAMRAGKEKLDPKIKGIVVVHPAFWGTDPVDEHDVQDREMRSGIAELWEKVVSPNSVNGTDDPLFNVVGSDSDLSGLGCEKVLVAVAGKDVFVRQGLGYAAKLKKSGWKGDVEVVEEEEEGHVFHLQNPHSENASKFFERFVKFITTR; encoded by the coding sequence ATGACAAAGCAAGTAAGTCACCGACCACTCTTTTCATTACATTACTTCTTCAAATTTCATTCACGTTCCAAAGATCCAAAAATGGAATCTGATCTTGTCTCCGAGCATCCTCCCTTCATCAGGATTTACAAAGACGGTCGCATCGAGCGTCTCACCGGCACCGAAATCATTCCAACATCACTAGACAAaacaaacgacgtcgtttcaaaAGACGTACTATACTCACCGGAGCATAACCTCTCCGTCCGTCTCTTCCTCCCTCACAAAGCCACCGCCGGTACCAACAACAAGAAACTACCTATTCTCATCTACATCCACGGCGGAGCTTGGATCATCGAGTCACCTTTCTCTCCCATCTACCACAACTACGTAGCCGACGTCGTCAAATCTGCTAACTGCCTCGCCGTATCGATCCAGTACCGCCGCGCGCCGGAGCATCCGGTTCCGGCGTCGTATGAGGATTCATGGTCTGCGATTGAGTGGATTTTCTCACACTCCGATGGATCTGGTCCTGAAGATTGGATCAACAAACACGCCGACTTCGGTAGAGTTTTCATCGGCGGAGACAGCGCCGGCGCTAACATGACTCATCACATGGCGATGAGAGCCGGTAAGGAGAAGCTTGATCCCAAGATCAAAGGTATTGTGGTTGTTCATCCGGCTTTCTGGGGAACAGATCCGGTCGACGAGCACGATGTGCAAGACAGAGAGATGAGAAGCGGAATCGCTGAACTCTGGGAGAAGGTCGTGAGCCCTAACAGTGTTAATGGGACGGATGATCCGTTGTTTAACGTGGTTGGATCCGACTCGGATCTTTCCGGGTTGGGATGTGAGAAGGTTTTAGTTGCGGTGGCGGGGAAAGATGTTTTTGTGCGGCAAGGTTTGGGGTACGCGGCGAAGCTAAAGAAGAGTGGGTGGAAAGGAGACGTGGAAGTTgttgaggaagaagaggagggaCATGTGTTTCATCTCCAAAACCCTCATTCTGAGAATGCTTCCAAGTTCTTCGAGAGATTTGTCAAGTTTATAACCACTCGTTGA
- the LOC106424994 gene encoding uncharacterized protein LOC106424994 isoform X2 codes for MTLTAFANDLIHHSRCASAAKANTWRIEACGVCRNTVDVNYGSYSCTKGCRYALHSKCATNKKVWDGKDLEGVPEEEEEEILEPFLWIDEETIQHFSHDHHHLKLRQDGGSHENKFCEACTLPMTVSDRFYSCIKCEFVLHETCASLPRRKHHPVHKHPLTLFHPSSSNPHKVERKYYRDGFSTCDGCTRNCCGFIYRCSEQDCEFQLDVRCASLPDPSIHDCHPPDHPNFFNFTSGSCMGFESVACDHCEYLECIQCKSFLCLHCATLPCVAHYKHDKHPLTLCCGEEETRDLKYWCEICENKLDATKWFYTCDSCRVTLHIKCLLGKEVYYMKPNHIIKINGKNVDIEYNNGNTRPVCTKCGLRCIYTLVYKCENEIFCSLSCLFQPGLPLGYHYYMTRRIMRIRETEKLEEEVEVELANQ; via the exons ATGACCCTCACAGCCTTTGCCAACGATTTGATCCACCACTCTCGGTGTGCTTCAGCTGCAAAGGCCAACACTTGGAGAATAGAAG CTTGTGGAGTTTGCCGCAATACCGTTGACGTCAACTACGGATCATACTCCTGCACCAAGGGATGTCGCTACGCCCTCCATTCCAAGTgtgcaacaaacaaaaaagtgtGGGATGGGAAAGATCTTGAAGGAGttcctgaagaagaagaagaagaaatactTGAGCCCTTCCTGTGGATTGATGAAGAGACGATACAACATTTCAGTCATGATCATCACCATCTAAAGCTTCGTCAGGATGGTGGCAGCCATGAAAACAAGTTTTGCGAAGCCTGCACCCTTCCCATGACAGTTTCAGATCGCTTCTATAGTTGTATAAAGTGTGAGTTTGTCCTCCATGAAACATGTGCATCCCTTCCTCGGAGAAAACACCATCCCGTACACAAACACCCGCTCACCCTCTTCCATCCATCCTCTTCTAATCCTCACAAGGTTGAAAGGAAGTACTACAGAGACGGTTTCTCCACGTGTGATGGTTGTACTCGTAATTGTTGTGGCTTCATATACAGATGCAGCGAACAGGATTGTGAGTTTCAGCTAGATGTAAGATGCGCTTCGCTTCCTGATCCTTCAATCCATGATTGCCATCCACCTGATCACCCTAACTTCTTCAATTTCACCAGTGGGTCCTGCATGGGTTTCGAGTCTGTTGCATGCGACCATTGCGAGTACTTAGAATGTATTCAGTGTAAATCCTTTTTGTGTCTTCATTGCGCTACTTTGCCTTGCGTGGCTCACTACAAGCACGATAAGCATCCACTCACTCTTTGCTGCGGAGAAGAAGAGACGAGAGATCTCAAATATTGGTGTGAGATCtgtgaaaataaattagatGCAACCAAGTGGTTTTACACATGCGACTCTTGTAGAGTCACTCTTCACATTAAATGTTTATTGGGAAAGGAGGTCTACTACATGAAGCCGAACCATATCATCAAAATAAATGGCAAAAATGTTGATATTGAATATAACAATGGCAACACAAGACCAGTGTGTACAAAATGTGGACTTCGTTGCATATACACATTGGTATACAAGtgtgaaaatgaaatattcTGTAGTCTGTCTTGTTTATTCCAGCCTGGTTTGCCCTTGGGATACCACTACTACATGACGAGAAGAATCATGAGGATAAGGGAAACAGAAAAATTAGAAGAAGAGGTTGAGGTGGAACTAGCTAACCAATAA
- the LOC106424994 gene encoding uncharacterized protein LOC106424994 isoform X1 → MELSKIIPVSKPVCRLSYPDDPHSLCQRFDPPLSVCFSCKGQHLENRRYYYYCATCDLEFHRGCHLFPPEIKHPFHLLHPLTLIFSDPDFQSSRIPIDWPDSSSESDDYDSYEENPGSYEGHIVKCNYCRKNLQPEEFGMAYYHCSTCNFSLHRICAYIRPPLAIENLKCHDHTLTLFPRRVPLPCDACGFSLDTPFFDHVYSCLLCNYMVHRTCIYLPRVIKITRHPHRLSYTSSIVPSCELACGVCRNTVDVNYGSYSCTKGCRYALHSKCATNKKVWDGKDLEGVPEEEEEEILEPFLWIDEETIQHFSHDHHHLKLRQDGGSHENKFCEACTLPMTVSDRFYSCIKCEFVLHETCASLPRRKHHPVHKHPLTLFHPSSSNPHKVERKYYRDGFSTCDGCTRNCCGFIYRCSEQDCEFQLDVRCASLPDPSIHDCHPPDHPNFFNFTSGSCMGFESVACDHCEYLECIQCKSFLCLHCATLPCVAHYKHDKHPLTLCCGEEETRDLKYWCEICENKLDATKWFYTCDSCRVTLHIKCLLGKEVYYMKPNHIIKINGKNVDIEYNNGNTRPVCTKCGLRCIYTLVYKCENEIFCSLSCLFQPGLPLGYHYYMTRRIMRIRETEKLEEEVEVELANQ, encoded by the coding sequence ATGGAACTAAGCAAAATTATTCCTGTTTCTAAACCCGTATGTCGTTTGTCATATCCAGATGACCCTCACAGCCTTTGCCAACGATTTGATCCACCACTCTCGGTGTGCTTCAGCTGCAAAGGCCAACACTTGGAGAATAGAAGGTACTATTACTATTGTGCTACTTGTGATTTGGAATTTCACAGAGGTTGTCACTTGTTTCCCCCCGAAATCAAACACCCTTTTCACCTTCTCCACCCTCTCACCCTCATCTTCTCAGATCCTGATTTTCAAAGCTCTAGAATCCCCATTGACTGGCCTGATTCATCCTCTGAGTCAGATGACTATGATTCGTATGAAGAAAACCCTGGATCATATGAAGGCCATATTGTTAAATGCAATTATTGTCGGAAAAATCTTCAACCAGAAGAGTTTGGAATGGCATACTATCATTGCTCTACCTGCAATTTCAGTTTACACAGGATTTGCGCGTATATTAGACCACCTCTCGCTATTGAAAACCTTAAATGCCATGACCATACTCTTACCCTATTTCCTAGACGAGTCCCTTTGCCTTGTGATGCTTGTGGCTTCTCTCTTGACACTCCATTCTTTGATCATGTTTACTCATGTTTGCTTTGTAACTACATGGTCCATAGAACATGTATTTACTTACCTCGTGTCATTAAGATTACCCGTCACCCACATCGTCTCTCTTACACTTCCTCCATTGTACCTTCCTGTGAGCTAGCTTGTGGAGTTTGCCGCAATACCGTTGACGTCAACTACGGATCATACTCCTGCACCAAGGGATGTCGCTACGCCCTCCATTCCAAGTgtgcaacaaacaaaaaagtgtGGGATGGGAAAGATCTTGAAGGAGttcctgaagaagaagaagaagaaatactTGAGCCCTTCCTGTGGATTGATGAAGAGACGATACAACATTTCAGTCATGATCATCACCATCTAAAGCTTCGTCAGGATGGTGGCAGCCATGAAAACAAGTTTTGCGAAGCCTGCACCCTTCCCATGACAGTTTCAGATCGCTTCTATAGTTGTATAAAGTGTGAGTTTGTCCTCCATGAAACATGTGCATCCCTTCCTCGGAGAAAACACCATCCCGTACACAAACACCCGCTCACCCTCTTCCATCCATCCTCTTCTAATCCTCACAAGGTTGAAAGGAAGTACTACAGAGACGGTTTCTCCACGTGTGATGGTTGTACTCGTAATTGTTGTGGCTTCATATACAGATGCAGCGAACAGGATTGTGAGTTTCAGCTAGATGTAAGATGCGCTTCGCTTCCTGATCCTTCAATCCATGATTGCCATCCACCTGATCACCCTAACTTCTTCAATTTCACCAGTGGGTCCTGCATGGGTTTCGAGTCTGTTGCATGCGACCATTGCGAGTACTTAGAATGTATTCAGTGTAAATCCTTTTTGTGTCTTCATTGCGCTACTTTGCCTTGCGTGGCTCACTACAAGCACGATAAGCATCCACTCACTCTTTGCTGCGGAGAAGAAGAGACGAGAGATCTCAAATATTGGTGTGAGATCtgtgaaaataaattagatGCAACCAAGTGGTTTTACACATGCGACTCTTGTAGAGTCACTCTTCACATTAAATGTTTATTGGGAAAGGAGGTCTACTACATGAAGCCGAACCATATCATCAAAATAAATGGCAAAAATGTTGATATTGAATATAACAATGGCAACACAAGACCAGTGTGTACAAAATGTGGACTTCGTTGCATATACACATTGGTATACAAGtgtgaaaatgaaatattcTGTAGTCTGTCTTGTTTATTCCAGCCTGGTTTGCCCTTGGGATACCACTACTACATGACGAGAAGAATCATGAGGATAAGGGAAACAGAAAAATTAGAAGAAGAGGTTGAGGTGGAACTAGCTAACCAATAA
- the LOC106424999 gene encoding zinc finger BED domain-containing protein DAYSLEEPER-like, with product MCRGCGCCKNWRLILDVLTRWNSTYFMLERAIKYCRVFVKLETFDKKGYKMAPTAEEWTRADNICSFLGPFAVITSLMSSSNYPTSNLYFYQVWKIHDWLRMNEESEDEIVRYMIPPMKEKFDIYWDELDMSTRDAKLKNLREKLNILFESYDKKFKNNSPSTEPRETVSQKASAAGSMGLFGNYDMSDFFSFRKVSGVVRGKTPLEAYLDEPPLDINNFQSLDILDWWKDNAHRYGDLAAMACDMLSIPITTVASESSFCIGSRVLNKYMSHLLPKNVQALTCTRNWIKGYKSYAHDEEIDSDGEEQKVPSFESIVNGEDEKEQA from the exons ATGTGTCGAGGCTGCGGGTGTTGTAAAAACTGGCGGCTAATACTGGATGTGCTGACAAGATGGAACTCGACTTACTTTATGCTTGAAAGAGCCATCAAGTACTGTAGAGTATTTGTGAAGTTGGAGACATTTGATAAGAAGGGTTATAAAATGGCTCCCACAGCTGAGGAATGGACAAGAGCTGACAATATCTGCAGTTTTTTGGGTCCGTTTGCTGTGATCACAAGCTTGATGTCTAGTTCGAACTACCCGACTTCGAACTTGTATTTCTATCAGGTTTGGAAGATCCATGATTGGCTTCGAATGAATGAGGAAAGCGAAGATGAGATTGTCAGATACATGATTCCACCGATGAAAGAGAAGTTCGATATATATTGGGATGAA CTTGACATGAGTACACGTGATGCAAAGTTAAAGAACTTGCGTGAGAAGCTAAATATTCTGTTTGAGTCATACGACAAAAAATTCAAGAATAACTCACCTTCTACAGAGCCACGTGAGACTGTTTCACAAAAAGCTTCTGCAGCAGGGTCAATGGGACTGTTTGGGAACTACGATAtgagt GATTTCTTTTCATTTCGCAAAGTCAGTGGCGTTGTAAGAGGAAAAACACCTCTAGAAGCTTATCTTGATGAACCACCTTTGGACATTAATAATTTTCAGAGCTTGGACATCCTCGATTGGTGGAAAGATAATGCGCATCGGTATGGTGATCTGGCTGCAATGGCATGTGATATGCTAAGTATTCCAATCACAACGGTGGCTTCGGAGTCCTCCTTTTGTATTGGATCCAGAGTTCTTAACAAATACATGAGCCATCTTCTCCCAAAAAATGTGCAAGCTTTGACATGCACTAGAAATTGGATCAAGGGATACAAATCTTATGCACATG ATGAAGAAATCGATAGTGATGGTGAAGAACAGAAAGTACCATCATTTGAGTCCATTGTCAATGGGGAAGATGAAAAAGAGCAAGCTTGA